A part of Maridesulfovibrio hydrothermalis AM13 = DSM 14728 genomic DNA contains:
- a CDS encoding DUF4242 domain-containing protein, producing MPKYVVEREIPGAGDLKPEDLQGISQKSCGVLQEMGPQIQWVQSYVTDNKIYCIYIAPDEAAVREHAEKGGFPANSVSEIRTVIDPTTAE from the coding sequence ATGCCTAAATATGTAGTCGAACGTGAAATACCTGGCGCAGGGGATCTTAAACCTGAAGATTTGCAGGGAATTTCACAAAAATCATGTGGAGTATTGCAAGAGATGGGACCACAGATTCAGTGGGTTCAAAGCTATGTAACTGACAATAAAATATATTGTATTTACATTGCCCCGGATGAAGCAGCTGTCCGCGAACATGCAGAAAAAGGCGGTTTCCCAGCCAACAGCGTATCAGAAATACGCACTGTAATAGACCCTACCACCGCAGAATAA
- a CDS encoding tetratricopeptide repeat protein, whose protein sequence is MSGRERIRGVFSSQTGATVGTGATKRQTLQKTYWYVKELDNGALEVQPLNSNHVPSGPKFTVERESFLNSYNPEPEFYTQYVLPVMTALDEKIKRGEEHRNKSESYSAEYEFNAAVDVDEDNVRANFGLGLTYLERGETGRAEGVFKRLVDLGATYEPRHKHLFNDFGISLRKNGMIEQALEYYHKAEAICDEDENLYLNIARAYYEKGDFDGCRNYLQKSLNINPDLEEAGMFWVYLQDNGYMDEADDMTEDLDVSRMKKMKTKKKTKSTPVPGLKFDF, encoded by the coding sequence ATGTCCGGAAGGGAAAGGATCAGAGGCGTTTTTTCATCTCAGACAGGTGCTACTGTCGGGACCGGAGCAACAAAACGTCAGACTCTTCAAAAAACATACTGGTATGTGAAAGAGCTGGATAATGGTGCTTTGGAAGTTCAGCCGCTCAATAGCAACCATGTACCTTCCGGCCCTAAATTCACTGTTGAACGGGAAAGTTTTCTGAACAGTTATAATCCCGAGCCTGAATTCTACACCCAGTATGTCCTGCCTGTTATGACAGCACTGGATGAAAAAATTAAACGCGGTGAAGAGCATCGCAATAAATCTGAAAGTTATAGTGCCGAGTACGAATTCAATGCCGCAGTGGATGTGGATGAGGATAATGTACGGGCTAATTTCGGACTTGGACTTACCTATCTGGAGCGCGGCGAAACCGGCAGAGCGGAGGGAGTTTTTAAACGTCTTGTCGATCTCGGCGCAACTTATGAACCAAGGCATAAGCATCTTTTCAATGATTTCGGTATCAGTCTGCGTAAAAACGGGATGATTGAACAGGCTTTGGAATATTACCATAAAGCTGAAGCAATCTGTGATGAGGATGAAAATCTTTATTTGAATATTGCCCGTGCTTATTATGAGAAAGGTGATTTTGACGGATGCAGGAATTATCTGCAAAAGTCCCTCAATATCAATCCTGATCTGGAAGAAGCCGGTATGTTCTGGGTTTATTTACAGGACAACGGTTATATGGATGAAGCAGATGATATGACTGAAGATTTAGATGTTTCCCGCATGAAGAAGATGAAAACGAAAAAGAAAACAAAAAGTACTCCTGTTCCCGGTTTAAAATTCGATTTTTAA
- the pyrF gene encoding orotidine-5'-phosphate decarboxylase: MSELVVALDFKDADSAVEMAEKVRGVAPWVKVGLELFCAEGPEIITRFKEMGFKVFVDLKFFDIPNTVKGAVRSATRAGADMLSLHALGGERMAIAAREGRAEAAGGEAGPLLMAITVLTSMSEEDIPFPVPEGLGAAVLDLALSASQAGLDGVVCSGLEIEAIKEKCGKDFLGLTPGIRPASISDDQRRVVTPAQAVERGSNFLVVGRPITGADDPAEAARRIVAEMNS; encoded by the coding sequence ATGTCTGAGTTAGTTGTAGCCCTTGATTTTAAAGATGCAGATTCCGCTGTTGAAATGGCTGAAAAAGTCCGCGGCGTAGCTCCCTGGGTAAAAGTAGGCCTTGAACTTTTCTGTGCCGAAGGGCCTGAAATTATCACCCGCTTTAAAGAAATGGGTTTTAAGGTTTTTGTCGATCTCAAATTTTTCGATATCCCCAATACTGTTAAAGGAGCAGTCCGTTCTGCAACTCGCGCCGGGGCTGATATGCTCAGTCTGCACGCCCTTGGCGGTGAGCGTATGGCTATTGCTGCCCGTGAGGGACGCGCTGAAGCTGCCGGAGGCGAGGCCGGGCCTTTGCTGATGGCCATTACCGTTCTGACCAGTATGAGCGAGGAAGATATTCCTTTTCCCGTGCCCGAAGGGCTGGGCGCAGCGGTGCTTGATCTGGCATTGTCTGCATCACAGGCCGGTCTGGACGGTGTTGTCTGTTCCGGACTGGAAATAGAAGCCATTAAGGAAAAATGCGGAAAAGATTTTCTCGGATTGACTCCCGGTATAAGGCCTGCAAGTATCTCTGATGATCAGCGCAGAGTGGTTACACCGGCTCAGGCCGTAGAACGGGGTTCTAATTTTCTGGTGGTCGGCAGGCCCATCACCGGAGCGGACGATCCGGCAGAAGCAGCACGCAGAATTGTTGCTGAAATGAATTCTTAG
- a CDS encoding DUF370 domain-containing protein has protein sequence MQKQTLLNIGFGNFVVSSRVITIVNPSSSPMRRLREDARQQGRLVDATQGRKTRSIIVTDSNHVILSAIQAETIGHRYISEEVDHD, from the coding sequence ATGCAAAAACAGACATTATTAAATATAGGTTTCGGTAATTTTGTGGTTTCCAGCCGGGTAATCACCATCGTAAATCCCTCCTCCTCGCCTATGCGCAGATTGCGTGAAGATGCAAGGCAGCAAGGGCGGCTGGTGGATGCTACTCAGGGCCGTAAAACCCGCTCTATTATTGTGACCGACTCCAATCATGTTATTCTTTCGGCCATTCAGGCGGAAACCATCGGACATCGCTACATTTCCGAAGAGGTGGATCATGACTGA
- a CDS encoding YicC/YloC family endoribonuclease, with amino-acid sequence MPVSMTGFGRSETTEDKWSHVWEIRSVNSRFLDLKWRLPASLRGYESRWEKVVRKYGSRGRVDLSLNLEVFSTELLGVSLNKLQAKAMVDQVWAMAEENKVDFTPDYNRLFSISSLWKDAMSEPDPEMAKSITAGLEKALANWRESRQAEGDDMVRDMEERFTLLKEYTETVKVKIPEILETKRAALIDRVKNNMETLGAEYLEDRMIQEVAILTDKLDVSEEITRLDAHLDRIFEVLRGKKDAGKRLDFLLQETFREINTCGNKCQDSEVSRVVVEFKAELEKCREQVQNIE; translated from the coding sequence ATGCCTGTAAGTATGACTGGATTTGGTCGTTCTGAGACCACTGAAGATAAATGGAGCCATGTTTGGGAAATCCGCAGCGTAAATTCTCGTTTTCTTGATCTTAAATGGAGACTGCCCGCATCTTTGCGCGGCTATGAATCCCGATGGGAGAAAGTTGTTCGTAAATATGGTTCACGTGGTCGTGTTGATCTTTCGCTTAATCTGGAAGTTTTCAGCACTGAACTTCTGGGTGTCAGCCTTAATAAATTGCAGGCTAAAGCGATGGTGGATCAGGTCTGGGCTATGGCTGAAGAGAACAAAGTGGATTTTACCCCTGATTACAATAGACTTTTCAGTATCTCTTCACTGTGGAAAGATGCCATGAGTGAGCCTGATCCTGAAATGGCCAAATCCATTACCGCAGGACTGGAAAAGGCCCTTGCCAACTGGCGTGAATCTCGTCAGGCAGAAGGCGATGATATGGTCAGAGATATGGAGGAGCGTTTTACTCTGCTGAAAGAATATACTGAAACAGTTAAAGTCAAAATTCCTGAAATCCTTGAGACCAAACGCGCTGCACTGATTGATAGAGTGAAAAACAACATGGAAACTTTGGGTGCTGAATATCTCGAAGACCGTATGATTCAGGAAGTTGCCATTCTTACAGATAAACTGGACGTTTCAGAAGAAATTACCAGACTTGATGCTCATCTTGATCGTATTTTTGAAGTACTGCGCGGTAAGAAAGATGCCGGTAAGCGTCTGGATTTTCTGTTGCAGGAAACTTTTAGAGAAATCAACACCTGCGGTAATAAATGTCAGGATTCCGAAGTAAGCCGTGTGGTTGTGGAGTTCAAGGCTGAGCTTGAAAAGTGCCGTGAGCAGGTTCAAAACATCGAATAG
- the recJ gene encoding single-stranded-DNA-specific exonuclease RecJ, with protein sequence MPKIWKLRSEEELPSSISEIASELGITELLAEILWNRGFQSRKEMDLFLSPGLRNLCKPVEIPGLEESAAVLTDGIVQGKKFAVWGDYDVDGVTSTAVVKSVLKDRGFECTHHLPNRLEEGYGLNIENLQKLRDDGVELLLTVDCGITNNVEISAANEMGMTVIVSDHHLPGEVLPPAAAICNPRLTEYNGKKFEDCPCEALAGVGVAFMLMAQVNKLLPGDPVDMRAYLDFVALGTIADVVGLQGQNRILVKNGLLLLKEARRPGLAALKVVSGYDMFAAIGAGQVGFGLAPRINASGRMGDPDKALELLMTEEMETARPIAKVLDTLNSERRAEEDRILEQALKQAEEQVKRHNRAGLVLFSPDWHPGIIGIVASRVVEKFYRPTIMLCEEEGIIKGSARSIKEFHLHEALTGMSDLFLNFGGHKLAAGMSLKAADFEDFRERFDKSVLDIVGSEPLKPTLKVDKELPLENIDYILLKELDLMQPFGMGNPEPVFTTPPVEVMERRPMGKDHVKLTLSDLDKTRKMPAKAWRMAEQLGSELIGAKMRFAFSPKIDKFNGIPTIELTIRDYTRKLS encoded by the coding sequence TTGCCTAAAATATGGAAGCTGAGAAGTGAAGAGGAATTGCCTTCTTCAATATCTGAAATTGCGTCTGAACTCGGTATTACTGAACTTCTGGCAGAAATTCTCTGGAACAGAGGCTTTCAGTCCCGTAAAGAAATGGATCTTTTTCTTTCTCCCGGGCTGCGTAATCTGTGCAAACCTGTGGAGATTCCCGGTCTTGAAGAATCCGCTGCGGTGCTCACAGACGGCATTGTACAGGGTAAGAAGTTTGCTGTCTGGGGTGATTATGATGTGGACGGCGTTACTTCAACTGCCGTTGTGAAATCTGTTCTTAAAGATCGCGGATTTGAATGCACCCATCATCTGCCTAACCGGCTTGAAGAAGGTTACGGGCTTAATATTGAAAATCTGCAAAAGCTCCGTGATGATGGTGTAGAACTCCTGCTTACCGTGGACTGCGGTATTACCAATAACGTTGAAATTTCCGCTGCCAATGAAATGGGGATGACCGTGATTGTTTCAGATCACCATCTGCCCGGTGAGGTCTTGCCTCCGGCGGCGGCTATCTGCAATCCCCGTCTTACTGAATATAACGGTAAAAAATTTGAAGACTGCCCCTGTGAAGCTCTTGCGGGGGTGGGGGTGGCTTTTATGCTCATGGCGCAGGTCAACAAGCTGTTGCCCGGTGATCCTGTTGATATGCGGGCATATCTTGATTTTGTCGCCCTCGGAACTATCGCAGATGTTGTGGGGTTGCAGGGGCAAAATCGTATTCTGGTAAAAAACGGGCTGCTGCTTTTGAAAGAGGCAAGGCGGCCCGGTCTGGCTGCGCTTAAAGTGGTCAGCGGCTATGATATGTTCGCTGCTATCGGGGCCGGACAGGTCGGATTCGGGCTTGCACCGCGTATTAACGCTTCCGGCAGAATGGGTGATCCTGATAAGGCTCTTGAGTTGCTCATGACCGAAGAGATGGAGACCGCAAGGCCTATCGCCAAAGTGCTGGATACCCTCAACTCAGAACGCAGAGCCGAAGAGGATCGTATTCTTGAACAGGCATTGAAGCAGGCAGAGGAGCAGGTTAAACGGCATAACAGGGCCGGACTGGTCCTTTTTTCACCCGACTGGCATCCGGGTATTATCGGAATTGTTGCTTCCCGCGTTGTGGAAAAATTCTACCGCCCGACTATCATGCTCTGTGAAGAGGAAGGGATTATTAAAGGGTCTGCCCGTTCCATCAAAGAATTTCATCTCCATGAAGCATTGACCGGAATGTCCGATCTTTTTCTTAATTTCGGTGGTCACAAACTTGCCGCGGGGATGTCTCTTAAAGCGGCTGATTTTGAAGATTTTCGGGAAAGATTTGATAAGTCGGTGTTAGATATTGTGGGCAGTGAACCGCTGAAACCGACTCTTAAGGTTGATAAAGAACTTCCGCTGGAAAATATAGATTATATCCTTTTAAAGGAGCTGGATCTTATGCAGCCGTTCGGCATGGGCAACCCTGAGCCGGTTTTTACAACTCCACCTGTTGAGGTCATGGAGCGTCGCCCTATGGGCAAAGATCATGTTAAGTTAACTCTTTCCGACTTAGATAAAACCAGAAAAATGCCTGCCAAAGCATGGCGCATGGCGGAGCAGCTTGGTTCTGAACTGATCGGCGCAAAAATGCGTTTTGCTTTTTCTCCCAAGATCGATAAATTTAATGGCATTCCTACCATAGAACTAACTATCCGCGATTATACAAGAAAGCTTAGCTGA
- a CDS encoding methyl-accepting chemotaxis protein, whose product MKNLPIGLKLTIGFGAVLILLLTSGGAAYYYLSDNLDSFKSYRGLARDTNLMGRVQASLLMVRMNVKDFLITDSQKDIDEYNQYMSRTEKFMNRALEEIKNPDRARMVKESSELLVKYNDQFNEVKNIQIQRNAQVDVLNRIGPLIERKLTRIMQTANDDGDITAAYYAGRALRNILLARLYVVKFLQDNKQAAVDRVHAEFKEFMGEYSTLDSEVENSGRRQLLQEIITLKKEYVSAFETVSTLIFKRNHIVKEKLDKWGPVIAKDLEDSKLSVKKDQDILGPQVQSKSEHAQSLVGILSLVATIIGLLAGVIITRVITVPLAAATELADAVSKGDFTKSIDVNQKDEVGEICKALVSIREAVSAATDEVEQIVVSVESGEMTANGDAALYSGGFADLIRGVNSLVLTYSNFLDQLPVGVMAVSPDHKVVYLNKTAQTIGGIESFKGKTCSDVFNTDDCNTDNCASDICMKSRTAASSETHASTKSGSYELRYTSIPLISREGKVMGAIEIQIDQTEIKTAQKTMFEVANRADEIADRVASASEELSAQIEEVSQGAEVQQQRVGETATAMEEMNATVLEVAKNAAMATEQSDNSKNKAEEGAVLVNDVVASINKINSVAQELQGNMEKLGRHANSIGSVMTVITDIADQTNLLALNAAIEAARAGEAGRGFAVVADEVRKLAEKTMAATTEVGKNIKTIQSAAQTNVKSVDLAVENVNEATELASSSGEALGQIVAMSADTSLLISSIATAAEQQSATSEEINGAIDEVNQIVSETTDGMVQSATAVQELAQMALELKNVLGGLTSDKS is encoded by the coding sequence TTGAAAAATTTACCAATCGGACTAAAACTGACTATCGGCTTCGGAGCGGTCTTGATTTTGCTTCTTACTTCGGGAGGGGCCGCGTACTATTATCTTTCCGACAATCTGGACTCTTTTAAATCATACCGGGGACTGGCACGTGATACGAATCTAATGGGGCGTGTGCAGGCCAGTCTGCTTATGGTGCGTATGAATGTGAAGGATTTTCTTATCACTGACAGCCAAAAAGATATTGATGAATACAATCAATATATGAGCCGTACTGAAAAATTTATGAACAGGGCTCTTGAGGAGATTAAGAATCCAGACCGTGCACGAATGGTGAAAGAATCCAGCGAATTGCTGGTAAAATATAATGACCAGTTTAATGAAGTAAAAAATATTCAGATTCAGCGTAATGCTCAGGTAGATGTCTTAAATCGCATTGGGCCTTTGATTGAGCGTAAGTTGACCAGAATAATGCAGACCGCAAACGATGACGGAGACATAACCGCAGCATATTATGCCGGGCGTGCTCTCAGGAATATTTTGCTGGCCCGGTTATATGTAGTTAAATTTTTACAGGATAATAAACAGGCTGCCGTAGATCGGGTTCATGCTGAATTCAAAGAATTCATGGGTGAATATTCTACTTTGGACAGCGAGGTGGAAAATAGCGGCCGCCGTCAGCTTCTTCAGGAAATAATCACTCTTAAAAAAGAGTATGTATCTGCATTTGAAACTGTCTCCACGCTTATTTTTAAACGCAACCATATTGTTAAAGAAAAGCTTGATAAATGGGGGCCTGTGATAGCTAAAGATCTTGAAGACAGTAAGCTCTCTGTGAAAAAAGATCAGGATATTCTAGGGCCTCAAGTACAAAGCAAGAGTGAACACGCTCAGTCATTGGTGGGCATTCTGTCTTTGGTGGCAACAATTATCGGTCTGCTTGCCGGGGTTATTATCACCCGTGTGATTACTGTGCCTTTGGCAGCGGCAACTGAGCTTGCTGATGCAGTTTCTAAAGGGGATTTCACAAAAAGTATTGATGTTAATCAAAAAGACGAAGTCGGTGAAATTTGCAAGGCTCTTGTTTCAATCAGAGAGGCTGTATCCGCTGCAACTGACGAGGTTGAACAGATCGTTGTCAGTGTGGAGTCTGGTGAGATGACAGCCAATGGAGATGCAGCACTCTACTCCGGAGGATTTGCTGATTTGATAAGAGGTGTAAACTCTCTTGTTCTTACATACAGTAATTTTCTGGACCAATTGCCGGTAGGTGTTATGGCGGTGTCTCCTGATCATAAGGTGGTCTATCTAAATAAAACAGCACAAACCATTGGCGGTATAGAATCATTTAAAGGAAAAACTTGTAGTGATGTTTTCAATACTGATGATTGCAATACTGACAATTGTGCTTCTGATATTTGCATGAAATCAAGAACTGCTGCCAGTTCAGAAACCCATGCCTCAACAAAAAGCGGTTCCTATGAGTTGAGATATACATCCATCCCGCTTATTTCCCGTGAGGGTAAGGTTATGGGAGCTATTGAGATTCAGATTGATCAGACTGAAATCAAGACGGCTCAAAAAACAATGTTTGAGGTAGCCAACAGGGCTGATGAAATTGCTGATCGGGTGGCCTCAGCGTCTGAAGAATTGTCTGCTCAGATTGAGGAGGTCAGTCAGGGGGCTGAAGTCCAGCAGCAACGCGTGGGAGAAACCGCGACCGCTATGGAAGAGATGAATGCCACTGTATTGGAAGTTGCCAAAAATGCTGCAATGGCTACGGAGCAGTCCGACAACTCTAAGAATAAAGCCGAAGAGGGCGCGGTACTGGTTAACGACGTAGTTGCTTCTATTAATAAGATTAACAGTGTTGCACAGGAACTGCAGGGCAACATGGAGAAACTTGGACGTCATGCTAATTCCATCGGCAGCGTCATGACTGTTATTACTGACATTGCTGATCAGACCAACCTTCTGGCTTTGAACGCAGCCATCGAAGCTGCCCGTGCAGGTGAGGCCGGACGCGGGTTTGCCGTTGTCGCAGATGAAGTGCGTAAACTTGCAGAAAAGACTATGGCAGCCACAACTGAGGTTGGTAAGAATATCAAGACGATTCAGTCTGCAGCTCAAACCAACGTTAAAAGCGTTGATCTGGCTGTAGAAAATGTAAATGAAGCAACGGAACTGGCAAGTAGTTCCGGTGAGGCATTGGGACAGATTGTGGCAATGTCCGCTGATACCTCTCTGCTGATCAGTAGCATCGCAACTGCGGCCGAACAGCAGTCTGCAACAAGTGAAGAAATTAATGGAGCTATTGATGAGGTCAATCAGATTGTATCTGAAACCACTGACGGAATGGTTCAGTCAGCCACCGCGGTTCAGGAGCTTGCACAGATGGCTTTGGAACTGAAGAACGTTTTAGGTGGTCTGACAAGCGATAAATCTTAG
- the gmk gene encoding guanylate kinase: protein MTDIRTPERKGQVLVLCAPSGTGKSTLVKKLREEFPQIGFSISCTTRSPREGEEDGRDYYFLSVDEFNEKLEAGEFAEWADVHGNFYGTPKEPVEKMLYKGMDILFDIDFQGCMQLMETMPDAIFVFLMPPSYADLKSRLEGRNTETEAVINRRLRNAMKEMASAPKFEYWIVNDDLDKAYGELKSIYLAGKNRPCSNPGLLESVLSTWE from the coding sequence ATGACTGATATCAGAACGCCAGAACGTAAAGGACAGGTGCTTGTTCTGTGTGCTCCCTCCGGTACGGGGAAAAGTACTCTGGTAAAAAAACTGCGTGAAGAATTTCCGCAAATCGGTTTTTCTATTTCCTGTACCACCCGCTCCCCCAGAGAGGGGGAGGAAGACGGCAGGGATTACTATTTTCTGTCTGTGGATGAGTTTAATGAAAAGCTTGAGGCTGGTGAGTTTGCTGAGTGGGCGGATGTTCATGGTAATTTTTACGGCACGCCTAAAGAACCGGTTGAAAAGATGCTTTATAAGGGCATGGATATCCTTTTTGATATCGATTTTCAGGGTTGCATGCAGCTCATGGAAACGATGCCTGATGCAATTTTCGTATTTCTGATGCCTCCTTCTTATGCGGACCTGAAGTCCCGTCTTGAAGGGCGGAATACAGAGACGGAAGCAGTCATAAACCGCAGGCTTCGTAATGCTATGAAGGAAATGGCTTCAGCACCGAAGTTTGAATACTGGATCGTCAATGATGATCTGGACAAGGCTTATGGTGAGTTGAAATCAATTTATTTGGCTGGTAAAAATCGTCCCTGTAGTAATCCGGGACTTCTTGAAAGCGTATTAAGCACCTGGGAGTAG
- a CDS encoding DEAD/DEAH box helicase, translated as MSFDFFGFDMRLLSGIRAAGYENPTLVQRKAIPAVLEGSDVMGLAQTGTGKSAAFVLPVLQRLLSDDAGKKGPVRVLVLTPTRELALQIHETFIVLGKQTGIRSAAVHGGVGFGRQLKDIKKVTVVTACPGRLLDLMERGEVDLTNVDTLVLDEADRMLDMGFLTDVQRVLDALPARRQNLMFSATMPETIAEFSTKILNDPVVVKVAHTVPADGVDHVCCPVPVHLKQSFLKALLDETEFQSVLIFVRTKRWAGRLAQRLMKSGFRAVDLHGDLSQSKRRRALDGFKNGEFNVLVATDLAARGIDCSGISHVINYDMPDTVEIYVHRIGRTGRVDRKGVAFTFVAVEDQIKMEEIEDALGSSLKLHYLDSFNYSAPKTDFSAVDKSGAAARQKGPRSKAGKSFSKK; from the coding sequence TTGAGCTTTGATTTTTTTGGTTTTGACATGCGTCTTCTCTCGGGCATACGTGCTGCGGGATATGAAAATCCTACTCTCGTGCAGCGTAAGGCTATTCCTGCGGTGCTGGAAGGAAGCGATGTCATGGGCCTTGCGCAGACTGGAACGGGGAAAAGTGCTGCTTTTGTACTGCCCGTTTTACAGCGGCTGCTCAGTGATGATGCCGGAAAAAAAGGTCCGGTCCGGGTTTTGGTGTTAACTCCCACGCGTGAGCTTGCATTGCAGATTCATGAAACGTTTATTGTTCTGGGAAAACAGACCGGTATCAGGAGTGCTGCTGTTCACGGCGGTGTCGGCTTTGGCAGACAGCTTAAAGATATTAAAAAGGTGACAGTAGTTACGGCTTGCCCCGGCAGATTGCTTGATCTTATGGAGCGGGGGGAGGTTGATTTAACGAACGTTGATACATTAGTATTGGATGAAGCGGACCGTATGCTTGATATGGGTTTTTTGACGGATGTGCAGAGGGTGCTGGATGCACTCCCCGCCAGACGGCAGAATTTGATGTTTTCCGCAACCATGCCTGAAACAATCGCTGAATTTTCAACAAAAATTCTGAATGATCCTGTCGTTGTAAAAGTTGCTCATACTGTTCCCGCAGACGGTGTTGATCATGTCTGCTGTCCTGTGCCTGTTCATTTAAAACAGAGTTTCCTGAAGGCGTTGCTGGATGAAACAGAATTTCAAAGTGTGCTTATTTTTGTGCGCACCAAACGCTGGGCCGGACGACTTGCTCAAAGACTTATGAAAAGCGGTTTCAGGGCCGTCGATCTGCACGGAGATCTTTCCCAGAGCAAACGCCGGCGTGCTTTGGATGGTTTTAAAAACGGCGAATTCAATGTTCTTGTTGCAACAGATCTGGCTGCACGGGGTATCGATTGTTCCGGTATATCGCATGTAATTAATTATGATATGCCTGATACCGTCGAGATTTATGTCCACCGTATCGGCAGAACCGGCAGAGTGGATCGTAAAGGAGTCGCTTTTACTTTTGTTGCAGTTGAAGACCAGATCAAAATGGAAGAAATAGAAGATGCGCTCGGCAGCAGTCTGAAGTTGCACTATCTGGACAGTTTTAATTACAGCGCACCGAAAACAGATTTTTCAGCAGTTGATAAAAGTGGCGCCGCAGCCCGGCAAAAAGGTCCGCGTTCCAAAGCGGGCAAGTCTTTCTCTAAAAAGTAA
- the mtaB gene encoding tRNA (N(6)-L-threonylcarbamoyladenosine(37)-C(2))-methylthiotransferase MtaB, with protein MKKFWLTTLGCKINQYESESIRQRWLQMGFEQAADDSDAHEVVINSCAVTASALRDLRQTVRGINRRNPSAKIIITGCAAQVFAAELSELPGVTEVIPQDRKSDLLELSADRLKETDGKTIFQPFEIKDYQRSRAVVKVQDGCSHRCTYCIVPITRGPSVSRGVNDVLEEIARLLEAGFREMVISGINLSHYGREFDKPIDFWDLMELIEDEFGEKWGGKARLRISSLEPGQLKERALEVFAKSELICPQLHISLQSGDRAVLKRMGRGHYKPEDLLVFLEQLTAVWPVFGLGADILTGFPGETEEEFRNTLEFCRKLPLSYAHVFPYSIRPGTAAAKMKDQLDGPVKKERGRILRELVEEKKQEFLSRISELDSLKVLFQNQSKGICEFYSTCELDEVFEGKAPRELVEVTPVAVSGDKLQVSLRRPCGA; from the coding sequence ATGAAGAAATTCTGGCTTACCACCCTCGGTTGTAAAATAAACCAATACGAAAGCGAATCCATCCGTCAACGCTGGTTGCAAATGGGGTTTGAGCAGGCTGCTGATGACAGTGATGCGCATGAGGTTGTTATCAATTCCTGCGCTGTGACAGCTTCGGCATTGCGTGACTTGCGCCAGACTGTGCGCGGAATTAATCGTCGTAATCCTTCTGCAAAAATTATTATCACCGGATGCGCTGCGCAGGTTTTTGCCGCTGAACTTTCTGAGCTTCCCGGTGTGACGGAAGTTATTCCTCAGGATCGTAAGTCAGATCTTCTTGAGCTTTCTGCTGACAGGCTAAAAGAAACGGATGGAAAAACAATTTTCCAACCTTTTGAAATCAAGGATTATCAACGCTCAAGGGCGGTGGTTAAGGTTCAGGACGGTTGCTCCCATCGCTGCACCTATTGCATTGTGCCCATCACCAGAGGACCGAGCGTGAGCCGTGGCGTAAATGATGTGCTTGAGGAAATAGCCCGTCTGCTTGAAGCCGGTTTTCGTGAAATGGTTATCAGCGGTATTAATCTCAGTCATTATGGGCGCGAGTTTGATAAGCCGATTGATTTCTGGGATCTTATGGAGCTGATTGAAGATGAATTCGGTGAGAAGTGGGGCGGAAAGGCAAGGCTGCGCATCAGTTCCTTAGAACCGGGGCAGCTTAAAGAGCGCGCTCTTGAAGTTTTTGCAAAGTCAGAACTTATTTGCCCTCAGCTTCATATTTCGTTGCAAAGTGGTGACAGAGCTGTCCTTAAACGCATGGGCAGAGGGCACTATAAACCCGAAGATCTGCTTGTTTTTCTTGAACAGCTGACTGCTGTCTGGCCTGTTTTCGGGCTGGGAGCTGATATCCTGACCGGATTTCCTGGCGAAACCGAAGAGGAATTCCGGAATACTCTTGAATTTTGCCGTAAACTACCGCTATCTTATGCGCACGTTTTTCCGTATTCTATCAGACCGGGGACGGCCGCTGCCAAAATGAAGGATCAGTTGGATGGTCCGGTGAAGAAAGAACGGGGCAGAATCCTGCGTGAACTGGTAGAAGAAAAAAAGCAGGAATTCTTAAGCAGAATTTCAGAACTGGATTCGTTGAAAGTCCTTTTTCAAAATCAAAGCAAAGGTATCTGTGAATTTTACTCCACATGTGAGCTGGATGAAGTATTTGAAGGCAAAGCACCCCGTGAATTAGTAGAAGTAACTCCGGTTGCTGTTTCGGGTGATAAGTTGCAGGTCAGCCTCCGGCGGCCTTGCGGGGCGTAG